One window of the Streptococcus parasanguinis ATCC 15912 genome contains the following:
- a CDS encoding CocE/NonD family hydrolase, with amino-acid sequence MKKTTLVSLLVAGLLISPAVLAQHVQADQVSRTTTEETVTPPATSSEVTETVTSTQGDNKETVQPAKVEEVSETNRPTTSPTAPTTELQEEPASSPAVVSAPTVESTLANQSSPAPATPAVRSQEVSATPKVTQGDLAKITGATVTDQDREKEVTVTEAVNQLLNWASTKENQVGSTDKDRLAFAKSLGMVKEGVEGSAPVTNLTSMVDVAKQLRAAYRADKKTPLFLNGKAQPIFPFTPGDDPEHYSYDKSDIVRYIVYVETDYDTDGDGKPDLVKTFVQVPKAAVNGDYKAATIFEASPYVTGTTEERTLEGIGLKEGGNFDMAKLYEKPAKRPATKTVTTEEVAKATNPKDWYYVNPRESSEDYTHYDYENLNWYNYFLVRGYAVVTSSGLGSKGSDGINTTGSDLEVAAYKNIVEWLNGKRKAYSDKTSNHEVKADWSNGNVAMTGLSWAGTTTFGVASTGVEGLKTIVPAAGIASWYDHFNSQGSPLDTGASNDLSWLSVYTSGRILDKEDWDKVKDYYAAYITKLNELQHKDGHNYNEEYAKRDYTLNAANLKAAPLIIQGLNDDNVKPKHFELMLEAYKKAGIDAKVLLHQGNHVYPSTRWSGTEVAGQAFNDLMNLWYSHYLYGIENGIENLPQVTAQDNLDPSKWRRFDKWDTNNAISARIYSKREDVTVTGDYYGTGNNWTTRNQDAAFHSSEVAASYAAPVDQDVTIKGHIPVHFSAAFVKGDKNHAHVSATLMDVSDEDFDVVKEEITYDKDGYSTRTLDKETIDETGYWNGSNLETLPLKRYKTHKVKSVVIARGWMNLANPASRYDSASSSHSIDLKENEYHDYTMYLQPNLYTVKKGHRLVLSLHTYDPDYIYFADPYEVTFKTDSISATIPIVENSRSLLFRYQPSEKDTEYASLADRILPIATIQPKVDPEQDPSPVDQAEKPIVPSNPMTPTNPATSEIPQKPSHGQDLMDFRKEQKEETAQELAQRADKDKIEASSQPSLPKTGQATSSWTLFGFLGLMLTSLLSLGKAHKDE; translated from the coding sequence ATGAAAAAAACAACTCTTGTTTCTCTACTCGTTGCAGGTTTACTGATTAGTCCTGCCGTACTTGCCCAGCATGTGCAAGCAGACCAAGTAAGTCGCACAACTACTGAGGAGACGGTGACTCCTCCAGCGACAAGCTCTGAAGTTACTGAAACAGTGACCTCAACACAAGGAGACAACAAAGAAACCGTTCAGCCTGCAAAAGTGGAAGAGGTTTCAGAAACTAACCGACCAACCACTTCACCAACCGCTCCGACAACTGAGCTACAGGAAGAACCTGCATCAAGTCCAGCGGTAGTGAGCGCCCCAACTGTTGAGTCCACTCTAGCCAATCAGTCAAGCCCTGCGCCTGCGACGCCTGCCGTTCGCAGTCAAGAGGTGAGTGCGACTCCAAAAGTAACCCAAGGGGATTTGGCTAAAATTACTGGTGCGACTGTAACCGACCAGGATCGTGAAAAAGAAGTTACGGTGACGGAGGCAGTCAATCAACTCTTGAACTGGGCTTCGACCAAGGAAAACCAAGTCGGATCTACTGATAAAGACCGATTAGCTTTTGCTAAGAGCCTTGGGATGGTCAAGGAAGGAGTGGAGGGTTCTGCTCCAGTTACTAATCTTACTTCGATGGTTGATGTAGCCAAACAGCTCCGTGCTGCTTACCGCGCAGACAAGAAGACTCCTCTGTTTTTGAATGGCAAAGCACAACCTATTTTCCCATTTACGCCAGGAGACGATCCGGAGCATTACTCCTATGACAAGAGTGACATCGTTCGCTATATTGTCTATGTGGAAACCGATTATGATACGGATGGAGACGGCAAGCCTGACTTGGTTAAGACTTTTGTGCAGGTGCCAAAAGCTGCTGTCAATGGGGACTATAAAGCTGCGACCATTTTTGAAGCTAGTCCTTATGTAACAGGAACAACAGAAGAGCGTACCTTAGAGGGAATTGGTCTCAAAGAAGGTGGAAACTTCGATATGGCCAAGCTCTATGAAAAACCTGCCAAACGCCCAGCAACCAAGACCGTTACGACTGAGGAAGTGGCCAAGGCGACCAATCCAAAGGATTGGTACTATGTCAATCCGCGTGAAAGCTCTGAAGACTATACGCATTATGATTACGAAAATCTCAACTGGTACAATTATTTCTTAGTCCGTGGTTATGCAGTGGTGACCAGCAGTGGCTTGGGCTCAAAAGGATCAGACGGGATCAATACGACCGGCTCTGACCTTGAAGTCGCAGCTTATAAAAATATCGTGGAGTGGCTAAACGGCAAACGCAAAGCCTACTCAGATAAGACTAGTAACCATGAAGTTAAGGCAGATTGGTCCAATGGAAATGTCGCCATGACTGGTTTGTCTTGGGCAGGTACGACAACATTTGGTGTGGCTTCTACTGGTGTTGAAGGTCTCAAGACCATTGTGCCGGCTGCAGGGATTGCTAGTTGGTACGACCATTTCAACAGCCAAGGATCTCCTCTGGATACAGGAGCTTCCAATGACCTATCTTGGCTATCTGTCTATACCTCAGGCCGAATCCTTGATAAGGAAGATTGGGATAAGGTCAAGGATTACTATGCAGCCTATATCACCAAGCTCAATGAGCTCCAACACAAGGATGGTCATAATTACAACGAAGAATATGCCAAACGCGACTACACGCTAAACGCAGCCAACTTGAAAGCGGCTCCTCTCATCATTCAAGGTCTCAATGATGACAATGTCAAACCCAAACATTTTGAACTCATGTTAGAAGCCTATAAAAAGGCGGGGATCGATGCCAAGGTCTTGCTCCACCAGGGCAATCACGTTTATCCATCTACTCGTTGGTCAGGAACCGAAGTCGCAGGTCAAGCCTTTAACGACCTGATGAATCTCTGGTATAGCCATTACCTTTACGGTATTGAAAATGGGATTGAAAACCTTCCACAAGTAACAGCTCAGGACAATCTTGATCCAAGTAAATGGCGTCGTTTTGATAAATGGGATACCAACAATGCCATTTCCGCTCGAATTTATTCCAAACGGGAGGATGTGACAGTGACTGGGGATTACTATGGTACGGGAAATAACTGGACCACACGCAACCAAGATGCGGCCTTCCATTCCTCAGAAGTAGCGGCTTCCTATGCAGCACCAGTTGATCAAGATGTCACCATCAAAGGCCATATTCCTGTACATTTTAGCGCTGCTTTTGTCAAGGGAGACAAAAACCATGCTCATGTCAGTGCGACCCTGATGGATGTTTCTGACGAAGACTTTGATGTGGTCAAAGAAGAAATCACCTATGATAAAGACGGTTATAGCACACGCACATTAGACAAGGAAACCATCGATGAGACAGGCTACTGGAATGGTAGCAACCTTGAAACCTTGCCTCTCAAACGCTACAAGACCCACAAGGTTAAGAGTGTAGTGATTGCACGTGGTTGGATGAATTTAGCTAATCCAGCATCTCGCTATGACTCAGCAAGTTCTAGTCATTCTATTGATCTGAAAGAAAATGAATATCATGATTACACCATGTATCTGCAACCAAATCTCTATACAGTGAAAAAAGGCCATCGACTGGTTTTGAGTTTGCACACCTATGATCCGGATTACATCTATTTTGCAGATCCTTATGAAGTGACCTTCAAGACAGATTCTATTTCTGCAACGATTCCAATCGTAGAAAACAGTCGGTCTCTCTTGTTCCGTTATCAACCAAGTGAAAAAGATACAGAGTATGCGTCATTGGCAGATCGGATCTTGCCAATTGCAACCATTCAACCAAAAGTAGATCCTGAACAAGACCCAAGTCCAGTAGATCAAGCAGAAAAACCAATTGTTCCAAGTAATCCAATGACTCCAACCAATCCAGCTACTTCTGAAATTCCTCAAAAACCAAGCCACGGTCAGGATCTGATGGACTTCCGTAAGGAACAAAAAGAAGAAACTGCACAAGAATTGGCTCAAAGAGCTGATAAAGATAAAATAGAAGCGTCAAGCCAACCAAGCCTTCCAAAAACAGGTCAAGCAACAAGCTCTTGGACTCTCTTTGGCTTCCTAGGACTCATGCTCACCAGCCTTTTGTCACTTGGCAAAGCTCATAAAGATGAATAA